The proteins below come from a single Hyperolius riggenbachi isolate aHypRig1 chromosome 8, aHypRig1.pri, whole genome shotgun sequence genomic window:
- the LOC137527329 gene encoding olfactory receptor 6C3-like, whose amino-acid sequence MVTFFILQGISDDPELQIPIFFLVLLIYMLTLGGNMTILLLVCLDHHLHTPMYFFLVNLSIIDMSSMAVALHKILLICLTGIHSISHISCMAQIYFLGSFISNESLFITAMSYDRYIAICNPLRYTVIMNHKVFGLLSTVCWILGFIEIIPHTVLLTGYSCYTSNVINHFFCDPMPIMQLSCSDTSILQTLIHVEGAFLQGFGLLFLIVLSYVFIISTILKIRTSNGRRKAFYTCSSHLTVVILVYTALGLQYLRPMTVDSFEYNKLVSLFNTAIVPVLNPIIYSLKNEDVKAALKRRLHF is encoded by the coding sequence atggtgacatttttcatCCTCCAAGGTATTTCAGATGATCCAGAGCTGCAGATTCCAATCTTCTTTCTAGTTCTTCTAATTTACATGCTTACTCTTGGTGGAAACATGACTATTCTTCTCTTGGTCTGCTTGGATCACCATCTCCACACTCCCATGTATTTCTTCTTGGTAAACCTCTCCATTATTGATATGAGCTCCATGGCTGTCGCTCTACACAAGATCCTTCTTATATGTCTAACAGGGATTCACAGCATTTCACACATCAGTTGCATGGCCCAGATATATTTCCTTGGAAGCTTCATTAGTAATGAATCATTGTTCATCACCGCAATGAGCTATGATCGGTATATCGCCATTTGTAATCCTTTGCGATACACAGTTATTATGAACCATAAAGTTTTTGGTCTTCTGTCCACTGTTTGCTGGATCCTGGGTTTCATAGAAATTATTCCACACACTGTTTTACTAACTGGGTATTCCTGTTACACATCCAATGTAATCAACCATTTCTTCTGTGATCCTATGCCTATCATGCAACTTTCCTGCAGCGATACCTCCATTCTGCAGACATTAATACATGTTGAAGGAGCATTTCTACAGGGTTTTGGTCTGTTGTTTCTCATAGTTCTGTCCTATGTCTTTATTATTTCCACAATATTAAAGATCCGCACTAGCAATGGAAGACGTAAAGCCTTCTACACATGCTCCTCACATCTTACAGTCGTCATCCTTGTGTATACCGCCTTAGGCCTCCAGTACTTAAGACCCATGACAGTTGATAGTTTTGAATACAATAAGTTGGTCTCCTTGTTTAACACAGCCATTGTCCCAGTATTAAATCCTATCATTTACAGCCTAAAAAATGAAGATGTTAAGGCGGCATTGAAGAGAAGGTTGCATTTTTGA